Part of the Halodesulfurarchaeum formicicum genome is shown below.
TGATCGCCACGATGTCACCCGCAGCGAGTCGTTCTCGCGTGGCACGGATCGCCGCCGATTCGGTCTGTTCGATTCGGCGGCCCTCATCTGTCGGGACGGCGAGCTTGAGTGTGGGCCCACATGTGGGGCAGGCGATCGTCTGGGCGTGAAATCGTCGGTCCGTCGGGCGCTCGTATTCCGACGCACAGTCCTCGCACATCGGAAAGGCGTCCATCGCAGTCCGTGGCCGATCGTAGGGGAGCTCCCGGATGACGGTGTATCGCGGGCCACAGTCGACACAGGACGTGGCCCAGTAACCGTGGTAGCGTGACTCGGGATCCCGGATGTCCGACAGACACTGCTCACAGATTCCCGTATCCGGTGGGATCGTTCCCGTTCCGCCCTCGCTCTCCACGGAGTCGAGGATCCGGAACTGATCGGGCTGTTCAAGGGGTGGGGCAGCGGCGGCTGGGTGCCGGTCGACCGAAACGGACTCGACACGGGCCAGCGGAGGAGGCGAGTCATGAAGGTCGGTGAGGAATGCCTCGACTGACTCGTCGTGCCCGTCGAGGACGATTTCGACGCCCGCGTCCCCCGTGTTTCGGACCGTGCCGGCAAGGTCGTGGGCTCCGGCGCGACGGACCACGAACGGCCGGAAGCCGACCCCCTGGACGACGCCCGTGACCTGAATTTGGGCCCGAGTTCGAGTGTCGGTCATCGACTACTGGTGGGTGTGCCCGGTGTAATTCTCCCGCCTGGCCATCAGGAACGCCGCGAGGTCATCGACTCCCGTTCCAGCCTTGGCGTTCGTCTCGAACACTGGGATTTCGGGGGCGACCTCGTGGATGTCGCCCCGGACCCGGTCGAGGTCCGTTCCGACGGCCTCGGCCAGGTCGATCTTGTTCACGACCGCGGCGTCTGCCGCCTGCACCAACAGTGGGTGCTTGCCGACGACGTCCCCGCCCTCGGTCGTACTCACGACCAGCACCCGGAGGCTCGTCCCGAGGGGGAAATCCGCCGGACAGACCATGTTCCCCACGTTCTCCACGTAGAGTGTGTCCAGGGCTTCGAGATCAAAGGCCGAGAGTGCCGAATCGACCCCGTCCGGGTCGAGATGACACTCCTTGCCGGTGTTGATGTTCTCGACGGGGATGCCGTACTCCCGGAGCCGGGTGGCGTCGTCCTCGCCCGCCACGTCGCCCACGACAGCCCCAACACGTTCGTCTGCCGGGGCCCGTTCGAGCAACTCCTCGATGAGTTTGGTCTTCCCGCCCCCCGTGCTGCCGACGAATTCGACGGCAAAGACCTCGTTTTCGTGGACGAGCCGTTCGTGAACCTCGCCCGCTCGCTCCCGGATGGCCGCCAGCACGTCGGCTTCCGCATCGGAGCCACCGGTCGCTTCGAATTCTCCGTGCCCGAACCGGTGGGCTCGGAGCGGGCCCAGCAGGCGCTCTCGTAGATCCGGGAGCCCGACACGGGCTCCGTGGTCGTCGTGCAGTCCGGCCATTCGGTCGACCAGGGTTGGATTGTGCTGAAACATTAACTTGGGGACCCGCGAACTTCGTCCGCCCGGCGGGCCGGCGGTTTGTCCTCGGGTGATGCGTCAGGGACCTCGATGCTCGCGAGCCGACACTCCCGTCCCCGCACGAGGTCGGCGCGCTGCCCGCAGTCCGGACACCGGATATTCGGGGCGAACCCGCCCGGGAGATCGAGGCTTTCAGGGGTTCCCTCCCAGCCACAGTCACACTCGGCCCGTGGCTGGATGGTTTCGGTGCGGATGGTCGCCTCGGCCGCGGGTGTCGAATCGGCGATCGCTTCCAGGCAGAAGACCACCTGCTCGGGGTTGACGTGGGTGGCCCGCCCGATCTCGATCGTCAGGGCGTCGATCCGGTCGGCCCCGTGCTCGTTCGCCGCGTCGACGGCCCTCGACAGGATGCCGTTGGCGATGCTGATCTCGTGCATCAGCAGATCCGGGGGAGTGGCTCCCCCTCGGGTTCGCTGAGATACCGCCGGCCGAAGCCGGTGTCTACCACGACCCGGCCAGCGTGGTCGTCGGTCACCTGCCCGATAATCGCGGCGTCCTCGCCGCCCGGGACAGTGTGAATCGCCGCCAGCACGTCCTCGGCATCCTCGGGGGTCACTCCCATGACGACTTTCCCCTCGTTGGCGACCGAGAGCGGGTCGATTCCGAGGACCTCCCCGGCCGAGGCGATCGGCCCGGAGACGGGGATCGACTCCTCCGTAAGATCGATGCCCACGTCGGCTTTCCCGGCCATCTCGTTCAGCGCGTTCGCCAGCCCGCCGCGGGTCGGGTCCTTCATCGCCGTGATTCGACCGGCGTCGAGGGCCACATTTACGAGGTCGTTGACCGGGGCGACGTCACTCTCCAGGGCACCCGTGAAGTCAAATCCCTCTCTTTCAGCGAGCAGCGCGATTCCGTGATCGCCCATCGACCCGCTCACGATGATCGAATCGCCAGGTTCCAGGCCGGCGTCGGGGACTGGCTGCTCGCGGTCGACGTACGCGACCCCGGCGGTGTTGATGAGAATGCCGTCGATCTCGCCGTTGCCCATGACCTTCGTGTCTCCCGTCGAGATCGGCACGCCGGCTTGCCTGGCCGTCTCGGCCATCGACTCGATCACGCGCTCGACGTCCGCGGTGGGGACTCCTTCTTCGATCACGAGCGAGCAGGTGAGCGCGGTGGGGGTGGTTGCGCCCATCACGGCCAGGTCGTTGACTGTTCCGGCCACCGCGAGCCGGCCGATATCGCCTCCCGGGAAAAATCTGGGCGAAACCACGTGGCTGTCAGTCGTGATCACGAGCGCTCCCTCCCCAGCCGGATGCACGGCTCCGTCGTCGAGTTCTGGGAGTCCAACGAGGGTGTCATTTCCCGTTTCGGCCCCGTTCCCGGTGAACTGGGGCACGACGAGTTCATCCAGAAGCGACCGCATCGCTCCGCCCCCGGCGCCGTGTGCGAGCGTGACGAACTCCTGGTCCGATTCGGTGGTATCTCGTGTCATGTTAGAGGTTTGGGTGGCCGCCGTACTCGTCCCAGATCTTGCACGTGCCCTCGCTGCTGACCATGCACGCTCCGACCGGGTTCGACGGGGTGCACTCCTCACCGAAGAGGTCACACTCGTCCGGATCTGCCTTCCCCGCCATGATGTCCCCACAGATGCACTGTTCGGTCAGCGGGTCGGGTCCGTCATCGACCGGTTCCACGTCGAAGCGGCGTCTGGCGTCGTACTCGGCGTAGGGATCCCGAAGCACGAGATTCGCGCCCGGGATTTCGGCGATCCCGCGCCACTCCCCGGGAACCGTCTCGAAGACGTCCCACATCGTCTCCAGGGCCTGCTCGTTGCCCGCTTTCGAGACACAGCGGGGGTAGGCGTTCTCCAGGCCGGCTTTTCCGTCTCTGACGTACTCCAGGAGCCGCTCGATCGCCAGCAGCACGTCGATGGGCTCGAACCCGCCGACCACGATCGGCAACTCGTAGGTCTCGACGAACGGTTCGAAGAGCCCGTACCCGGTGATCGTCGCGGCGTGGCCCGCGGCGAGAAAGCCGTCGATGTCCACGTCGGGCATCTCGGCGACGACCTCCATCGCCGGCGGGACGTACTTGTGTGCCGAGAGCACCGAGAAATTCGCGGGTGGGTCGGCGTCGAGGATCGCTGCCGTCGGGGCGGCCGTCGTCTCGAACCCGGTTGCGAAGAAAACGATTTCTTCCTCGGGATTTGCCGCCGCCAGTTCGACCGCCTCGCTGGCCGAGTAGACGACTTCCACCGACGCACCGTCCGCACGGGCGTCCGCGAGGCTCTTCTTGGTTCCTGGCACCCGAAACATGTCCCCGTAGGTCGCGACGGTCGCTCCCTGTTCGGCGATCGCGACGGCCTCGTCGACCTCCGGCATGTTCGTCACACAGACGGGACAGCCCGGTCCCATTCGCACGGAGAGCCCATCCGGCAACATGCTTCGGAGCCCGAATTTGGCGATGGCCTGCTCGTGGGAGCCACAGACGTGCATCAGGGAGACTGGCTCGTCGATGTCGGCCATCAGGGTTTCCAGTCGGTCGGCCAACTGTTCTGCCTGTGCCGGGTCCCGGAACTGGAGGGGCTCGGTCTCAGACATCGTCCTCGGAATCCGCTTCGGGATCGGTTCGGGCGTCGCCGGGCCCGCGGGGAACCCGGTCGGTCGAGGCGACCGGCCTGTCCTCCGCCCTCGCTGCTGGTCGGTCGCCGAACTCGAGGGTGGCGTCTGTCGCGCCGATCTCTTCGAGGGCGTCGGCTTCGTCGCCGCTCAAAAACGACTCGTAGAGCGCCATCGTCTCTGCCACCTCGTCGTCGGGGATCTTTCTGATCGCGAAGCCGGCGTGGTTCAGCACGTAGTCCCCGACTGTGACCTCCTCGCCCACGATGTCGAGGCGAACGGACTTCTCGACGTTCCAGAATTCCGCCTGGGCGACCTGGCCGTCGATCTCCAGGATCTCGCCCGGGATGCCCAGACACATCAGCCTTCACCTCCCTCGTCGGCGACGGGCTGGGTCCCGTCGAGTTCGCCCTCTACCTCGACGTGCAGGTTCCAGGGGTCGTTCCCCAGGAGCCGATCCGGGCGGATGGCCCCTCGGACGTGATGGCCCTGCCGTTCGTGCTCGGCGATCGCTTCGGAATCGATTCGGGTCGAACAGTCGGTGCAGTACCAGCTACTTGTCATGCGTTGTCTGCCTGGGGTGGATGGTTCGGGCGGTCGGGCAATTCCTCGCGGACGCGAGCCACCAGTGCGGGGACAGCCTGCTCGATTGGCTCGCTCAACGTCATCGACATCTCGATGCGCTTCGGTTCGACGCCGAGGATGAGCACCTCCCCGGGGAGATCATACGCCTCCCGGCCCGCCTGGAGTGCCTCGGCAAAGGAGAAATCGTGCATGGTCATCTCGGGGATCTCCCCGGCGAAGGCACCGTCCACATACCGGTACTGGTGGACGGTTCCGGGCGCGGCCCCGGTCGCGATCGCATCGAGAACGATCGCCCGGTCGCAACCGCTCATGGCTTCGAGTGCAAAAAAGGCGGTCGTCGCGGCGTTGGCGAGCGTGAGATCCGGTCTGTCGGCTTCCGGGCCGGCTTCGAGCCGTTCGAGGACCCGCGCACCGACCCCGTCGTCCCCCATTATCGGGTTGCCGACTGCGATGACGGCCACTGAGGTGGCTTCCCCATCTCCCTGTGCGATCGCTGTTCGATCGGTTCGGTCCGACTGCGGGTCACGAGTCGCTGGCATGTCAGGATCGCTCCTCCGGGGTGTCGGTCGCCTCAGGCTGCTCCTCGGTCGGGGTTTCCGTTTCGGGCCCGGCAAGCGAGTCCTGAATGTCCGGTTCCGTTCCGAACAATCGCGCGAGACCGGACAGCGGTCCGAGGAGTGTGTCCTTCGAACGGGCAGCCCCCTGTCGCTCTGGTCGGTTCTCGGCTGTTACGCGCCAGCCGTCGAGCCGTCCGTGAATCATCGAGAACAGGAGATCGTGGTTGCTCGGCAGCAGCGGGAAGTACGCGTGCATGGCCACCGACGCGAGGATGATCGCCGTCGAGACCAGGTGAATCCGGAGGATCGTCTCGAAGGCGAACCAGCTGTCCATGAAGCCCAGCGTCGCGATCCACCAGGCCGGATCGCTGGCGAGGGCCGCCCAGAGTGCAAAGCCGGTGAGTGTGAGGATGCCGACGAACAGCCATGTCGCATACCAGAAGGCCGTCTGGGTCGGGTGGTGACCGATCCACTCCTCGTTCTCGGCGTCATAGGACCGCCGGGCCTTCTTGTAGCCCGGGATGTAACTCGCGAGGCCGAGAAAGGCGAGTGCGATCACGATCTGCTCCTGGAGTTGCTCGCGGGTGAGCAGGACCGACTTCCCGTCGACGTAAATCGAGTAGAAGGGGTACAGGAGGAACGCCACGACTGCGAGCAGGACTCCGGACCAGACATGAACCAGGAAGGCCGGGTTGTACCCGCCCCAGATCCCGATGTCGAGTGGGCCATAGACGCCGAGCCATTTCGAGAGCCCCGTGAGCGTCACGAGGATCATCAGCACGAGCAGTGACCAGTGAGTCAGGATCGTCCCCCAGCTATGCCAGTTGAGGGACTCCTTGTCGGCCTCGTCCAGGTATCGGTATCGCTCGTAGCGGTCGGCGACCGTGAGCCACAGCCGGCCGAGCCACCGTTCACTGGCTGGTGACCGGTGGGCCCGGTCCCTCGTGGTCCCGCCGTCCGTCCGCTTCTCAGATGTCACAGCTCCCACCTCCGATCGACGGCGTGACGGGTTCGACTTCGGTTTTGGAGGCGTTCTCCGGGCTCTGGACGTGGACCGAACAGGCCAGACAGGGGTCCATCGAGCGGATCGTCCGCAGGACGGTCAGTGGGCTCTCGACGTTCGAGACCACGTCGCCGACAACCCCCTCTTCCAGCGGACTCGGCTGGCCCGAGCCGTCTCGCGGTCCGAGGTTCCAGATCGTCGGGGTAATGATCTGGTAGCGCTCGATTTCGCCGTTTTCGATGTCCATGTAGTGGGAGAGCGCCCCGCGGGAGGCCTCCATCAGTCCGACGCCTTTCCCGGTGAAGTCATCCGACCAGTCGTCTGCCATGAACGGCTCGCTGGGATCGATGGCGTCGAGCCAGTCCATGATCTGGTCTCTGACGACGAGGGTCTCCTGGGCCCTGGCGATCAGGCGGTTGAGCGTGTTGCTCTCGGCTGCGCCCCCGCCGAGGGTCGCTCGCAAGTCGAAGGGATCCAGCCCAGTGATCGTCATGCGGGCGAGCGGGCCGACCTCCATGGACTGCCCCTCGAATCGAGGTGCTTTCCCCCAGGAGTAGGCCTGGTCCTTCTCGGGCGCCGGTTCGGGCGGCTTGGCGTCGGTTGGTGCGCCGCCGGAGTCATCGGTGTACCAGGAGTACTCGGTGTCTTCGGTGATGCCGTCGATGATCTCCTGTTTTGTCAACTCCTCGGCGGACCCGTTGCGGTACACACCTCGCTTGAGGAACAGCTCGCCCGACTCGGGGTCCTCGAACATGCCGTTGCTGTAGAACCGGTCCGGTCCCTGACCGATGTCCGCCGCGCCGGCCTCGGCGGCCGCGAGGATGATCGAAACGATGTCGTGGAGCCCCTCACCGAGCGCGGGATCGAACTCCCCGTTCTGTACGTTCTCGATGACCTGGGGGACGTTTTCCGTCGCCCCGAGCCAGTTCGAGACTTCCTGGACCCGGGATTTCACGGCCTGGATCGTCGAGACGTCGGGCCGGGTCGCTAACCCGCCGGGAACGTAGGCAACCGGGTGGGGGGCCCGGCCGCCGAACTCCGCCAGGGCCTTCATGACCTTCCGCTGGTTCGCCATCGCGGCCATGTAGCCGTCGCCTTCGAGGGGGTCGAGCCGGTCGAAGCCGGTCCCCGCGACGGCGTCGCTGTAATCGGGCCCGACCAGGGCGAAAAGGTGGACGGCGTGATTCCAGAGGTAGAAGATGCCCTCGACGGTGTCCCGGAGGCGAACGGCGTTTGCCGGTGGGCCGCCAAAATCCACATCTTCAGCGTTCAACGCGGCGTCCTCGGCCGCCTTCGAGGAGCAAAAGCGGTGACAGAGGAAACAGACCCCACAGACCATCCCGGTGATCTGGGGGGCATCCGACGGCGGCCGACCCAGCGTGACGATCTCCGCCCCACGGAACATCTCCATCTTGCTTTTGGCCTCGGTGACGGTCCCGTCCGCGTCGACCTGCAGGGTGATGCCGTGATGGCCTTCGATGCGTGTCGTCGGGTCGATATCGATCTCTGGCATGGTATTACTCCGTGTCCTCCTCGGCCGCTTTGGTCTCCGCGTCGGCTTTCTCGGCCGATTCGAACTTCCCGTAGCCCATCGCCCGACGGCCGAGGTGGGCACCGATTCCGGCGGCGGCCGCCGCGACACCGACCGCCCCGGCCTGTGTGGCGCTCACGTTGCCCAGGACTGGGCTCCCTTCCATCTCCTGCTGGAACGGGGAGAACCGGTCCCAGAACCCGGGCTCCATGCAGCCGATACAGGGTGCGCTGACGTTCAGACAGACACTCGTGCCGTCGTTCCAGAGTCTCGTCTGGTCGTCGCAGTGGGTGTACGGGCCTTTACAGCCCTGTTTCAACAGGCAGCCCTCACCGCCCGGCTTGTCCGCGAACTCCCCACGGTCGAAGTACCCCCGGTGCATGCAGTTGTCGTGCACCAGCGGTTCGTAGAACGGAAGCGGCCGGTTGTACTCGTCGAGTTCGGGGACGTGTCCATTCAGGACCGTCGCGAGGGTCAACAACACGTAATCGGGATTCGGCGGACAGCCACCCAGGTTGACGACGGGGAGGCCGGCCCCGCCGGTAAAGTCCGCGCCGAGGACACCCCCCTTCTTTCGTTTCTCGAACTGGAGCCCCTTCGCGCCCGTGACGTTCTCCCCGAGGTCGTAGAGTCGTTTCTTGTTCTCGGCAGCCGGCCACCCCCCGAAGGCCGCACAGTTGCCAACGCTCACGATGATGTCCGACTGCGGGGCGAGGTCGGTCACCCAGTCTTCGGCGGTCCGCCCACCGATCGTCGCCGCCTCGGGGATGTCTGTCGGGATCGACCCCTCGACGATGAGGATGTCCGGTGACATGCTCATCGACTCGATGGCAGCCTCCCCCGCCTCGGGCATGATCGTCGGGTGGAAGGTTACTTCGAGTCTGAACTCGTTCAGCGCCTCTTCGAGGGTCGGATACTGGGCCTGCAGCGTCGAGATCGTACAGCCGGTACACGACTGGCCCTGGAACCAGACGACTTCCATATCTCCTTCCGCGACCTGCTCGAAGGCGCGGGCGATCTCCGTCCCGTACTGTGAGATGACTCCCCCGGCCGCCGTTGAGCCGACGAGCCGGAGGAAGTTACGACGGGTTGTCATTGTTACTCGGCCACAGTTACCACAACACGGTGGATTTCATTAACAACAGCCCGTAGTTCTCAGCTGTTGCGAAGGCCTACATGTCTGATATCCCTACATGTGCCCTGATATCCGATCAAATCGCTCAAACGTGTCTCTAACTGTATTATGAACGTTTTCTTCCGTTGGCATTTTGTGGTCGTATTGTATGAAATTCCCAACACATGCCCGGTTCTCGATGGCAAACTGTTCCAGCGACGGCCGATTCTGTCAGTTGCCGGGCGGCCCACGATTTGGAGCAGTAATCACAATACCGATAACAACCTTTAGTTACGTGACGGCCCAACGGCGAAGTGAGACACAATGGCCGACACAAACAACGGTGCACTCCAGACCCTGATCGACGTCGCCGAAGGCGAGCGAACACTTACCGTCTCGGAGTTCGAGGAAATCATCGCGGACCTCGAAACCCAGACCAAGTACACGATCGAGGACTACAACATGTTCTGCACCTCCGAGGACATCGTCGTGGTCTGTGATACGGACACCGAGGAGTTCGTTCAGATCGAGATCCCGATGAGCGAGGGGGCGGATGGCGACCAGGAAGTAATCGTCACCCGGGATACCTGATCAGGCAGCGTCGGTGACGATCGCCTCGAAGTTCTCGAAGACCCGCGCTGCAGGACGGGCTTTTTCGAACGTTTCCGGCGTGATCTCGGCCAGGACGGATTCGATCCGTTCTGCCGGGAGGTCTTTCCCTCTGGTTACCTTTCTCGCCGTCTCCATGTCGTACTCCGGATGGAACTGCACGCCGTAGGTCCGTCCAAGGCGGTAGGCCTGGATCCCCACGTCGTTTTCGGCCAGGCGCGTCGCGCCCTCGGGAAGTTCGTAGACGCGATCCGAGTGGGTTTCGAAGGCGACGAAGGTTTCAGGAATCCCGTCAAGCAATCGGCTCTCCGTAGTCCGGGTGATGGCCCGATAGCCCAGTTCGTAGTCGTCCATGGCGACGATCCGGCCACCAAGCGCCTGAGCGAGGAACTGGTGGCCCCAGCAGATGCCGAACAGGGGAACGCCCGCGGCGTGGGCTTCCCGTGCCCACTCCGTCAGGCGATGAATCCACGGCCGGTCCTCGTAGACCGAACACTGGGAGCCAGTGACGATCACCGCATCGAATGCCGCCTCCGGGCCTGTCACCGTCGGTGGTTCGGCCCCCTCGCTGACCTTGAACCCCGTGAGTGCGGCTTCGGTTACCCGCTCGAAGTTCCGCTGGGCCGGGGTCTCCCCGATCGACGCGTCGATGAGGGCGATATCCAGCACGGGCACCAGTAGTTCTTCGTCCCGTATAGCATTGTGGATTCTTCCCACGGACGGCCGATTTCGGTCCCAGCGGGATGTTTAACCATTCGGGTCGCGAAACCCGGCGTATGTCCCTGACCCTCCTCGGAACCCACATCGCCGAGACGGGTGCGGAGTTCGTCTATCGCGGCGAGGCAGCCGGCTGTGAGGGATGTCCCTACCGCAAACAGTGTCTCACCCTCGATTCCGGAACCCGATACGCCGTCACGGACGTTCGCGAGGGCGGGGAGATACTCGACTGTGCGGTCCACGAGGAGGGGGTCGTCGCGGTCGACGTCGAGACGACCGCCGTCGAGGCGAACGTTCCTTCGAAGGCGGCCTACGCGGGAAGCCGAGTCTCGCTCGCTGGGACCTGCCCACACACCGAATGCCCGAGTCACCCGCTCTGTGAGCCACTCGGTGCAGACATGGACACGGAGTACCGGATCGTCGAGATCCTCGGGGACCCGCCTCACGACGTGTGTCACCTGAACCGCTCGCTCACCCGCGTCAAACTCGCGCCGGCCAATCGCTAGGCCGGGGACAGCGAGCCCTGTTTTCGGCCGCGATACCCGAAGATGTCGCGATACCCGTACGCGGAGAGTAGCACCGGCCAGAACTCCTCGTCAGCCTGGAGCCGTTGTTGGTCGGCTCGGGCGAACGTCTCTCCCTGATCGACTCGATTGAAGTTGTTCACGAACACCTCGTAGTCCTCCGCGGGGGGCTTCTGGATGGCCTTGCCCATCTCGAACAGCGGGCGTTCGGTTGCGGACAGGTCACCCGGCAATGCGCCCGTCGCGACGAGAAACTCCTCGGCAAGCTGTTTGGCGTTTGCTGTCGCCGTCTCGCTGCCCTGGTAGCCCGCTTCGACTTCGATCACGGTCGAACTCGTATCGAAGATCCGTCCGTCCTCGAGGGGACCGGCGTCGACGACGGCCTCGACCGAGAGACGGGAGACGATCGGTTCGACGCCATTCGAGAGCCCCGAAACGATGGCGAAGGGATCGTGGGTCGACTGCGTGGAGTGAATCGAGAGGACGGTCTTGCCCTGGATCTCCCGCCGGAGGCGGTCGGCCAGGCCAGCCTCGTAGGCAGTCTTCGTGGAGACGTAATCGAACGAGCGATTCAGATCGGCGTCGACATACCGGACCCCGGCATCGATGGCCCGTTCGTTCGCGACGATCAGTCGGACGGGACGGGCAACCTCCGGCTCGGCCTCCAACAGCCATTCGACCGCCCGCACCCCACAGGGTTCGTCCCCGTGGATGCCGCCGACGATCACGAGTTCGGGCTCGCCCGTCCCCAGCTGGGCGATTCGCATTATCCCCTCTTCGGTGACCCAGGCGCAAAAAGGGCGTGCCTTCCGTGTCCCCCGGTCAGGGGAGTGACGCGGCGTAGCCCAGGTCCTCTTTGCCGGCGGTCGGATGAGTTCCGTCCAGCGCGATTCGAAGCTCCGTGACCCGTTCCGGTGACCGTCTGATGGCCTGAACGTCCTGGCGGAGTTGTGCGACATCGACTCCGTAGAAGTTCTCCGGAACGCCCTGGAGGTAGCCCATTGCCGAGCCGAGAAGCTTGCGAAGGCCGGCCTCGTTGTCGAGCCCGTCGTACTTGTAGGCCCCGGCGGCGACCTGTGTCATCCCCTGCAGGAAGGACTTCTCCAGCGTGCCGTTTCCGTAGTTGAACCACTCGTCTTCGAAGCAATCGTGGGCCTCGTGGTAGGCCCCGGCGTTGACGAGCCGAACCCCGTGTATTGTGGCCTGTCGCAGCGTGTCGTGCTCCCACCGCCCCTTCTCGGGTAACCATCCCGGTGGATTCGAGCCGGCTGGAGGCGGTCGAACTGACCGGTCACGGGTGTGATCGTCCATGGCACTATAGAGGGACCATATAGAGGTGTGCCCTCGGAACGCCGAGGATATCGCCGGTTTCTCCCCCTCGTTCCGAGTGCCTGGCCCGCGTGCCTTCGCAACCCTAATGCAGGTCGATATCCAACCACCGGTCGCGTGCGAGGGTAGCCAAGCTCGGAAACGGCGGCGGACTCAAGATCCGCTCCTGTAGAGGTCCAAGGGTTCAAATCCCTTCCCTCGCACTGCAAAGTGCAGAAGACCCGGAGCGGTCTTCCCTCGCAAGCGAGGTCGAACGCAGTGAGACCTCGACGGCGAACGGGGAGGAACGACCCGTGAGCCACCCACTTTTTCCGAGCGGCTGTCCCAGCCGCTCGCAAAAACTTGGGGAAAAAGGCCGCAAGCGGCTGTGGCTATCCGAAAACCCGAGCGGCGGGCTCAAGATTCGCTCCTGTAGCGGTCCAAGGGTTCAAATCCCTTCCCTCGTTCTCGCGAGCGAAGCGAGTGAGAGCCGGGAAGACGAGCCAGCGAGCCGTGAAACGGCGAGCAACGGCTCGTCTTCACCCGCACTGCATAGTGCAGAAGACCCGGAGCGGTCTTCCCTCGCAAGCGAGGTCGAACGCAGTGAGACCTCGACGGCGAACGGGGAGGAACGACCCGTGAGCCACCCACTTTTTCCGAGCGGCTGTCCCAGCCGCTCGCAAAAA
Proteins encoded:
- a CDS encoding hydrogenase maturation protease; translation: MPATRDPQSDRTDRTAIAQGDGEATSVAVIAVGNPIMGDDGVGARVLERLEAGPEADRPDLTLANAATTAFFALEAMSGCDRAIVLDAIATGAAPGTVHQYRYVDGAFAGEIPEMTMHDFSFAEALQAGREAYDLPGEVLILGVEPKRIEMSMTLSEPIEQAVPALVARVREELPDRPNHPPQADNA
- the hypD gene encoding hydrogenase formation protein HypD — encoded protein: MSETEPLQFRDPAQAEQLADRLETLMADIDEPVSLMHVCGSHEQAIAKFGLRSMLPDGLSVRMGPGCPVCVTNMPEVDEAVAIAEQGATVATYGDMFRVPGTKKSLADARADGASVEVVYSASEAVELAAANPEEEIVFFATGFETTAAPTAAILDADPPANFSVLSAHKYVPPAMEVVAEMPDVDIDGFLAAGHAATITGYGLFEPFVETYELPIVVGGFEPIDVLLAIERLLEYVRDGKAGLENAYPRCVSKAGNEQALETMWDVFETVPGEWRGIAEIPGANLVLRDPYAEYDARRRFDVEPVDDGPDPLTEQCICGDIMAGKADPDECDLFGEECTPSNPVGACMVSSEGTCKIWDEYGGHPNL
- a CDS encoding HypC/HybG/HupF family hydrogenase formation chaperone, with product MCLGIPGEILEIDGQVAQAEFWNVEKSVRLDIVGEEVTVGDYVLNHAGFAIRKIPDDEVAETMALYESFLSGDEADALEEIGATDATLEFGDRPAARAEDRPVASTDRVPRGPGDARTDPEADSEDDV
- a CDS encoding nickel-dependent hydrogenase large subunit → MPEIDIDPTTRIEGHHGITLQVDADGTVTEAKSKMEMFRGAEIVTLGRPPSDAPQITGMVCGVCFLCHRFCSSKAAEDAALNAEDVDFGGPPANAVRLRDTVEGIFYLWNHAVHLFALVGPDYSDAVAGTGFDRLDPLEGDGYMAAMANQRKVMKALAEFGGRAPHPVAYVPGGLATRPDVSTIQAVKSRVQEVSNWLGATENVPQVIENVQNGEFDPALGEGLHDIVSIILAAAEAGAADIGQGPDRFYSNGMFEDPESGELFLKRGVYRNGSAEELTKQEIIDGITEDTEYSWYTDDSGGAPTDAKPPEPAPEKDQAYSWGKAPRFEGQSMEVGPLARMTITGLDPFDLRATLGGGAAESNTLNRLIARAQETLVVRDQIMDWLDAIDPSEPFMADDWSDDFTGKGVGLMEASRGALSHYMDIENGEIERYQIITPTIWNLGPRDGSGQPSPLEEGVVGDVVSNVESPLTVLRTIRSMDPCLACSVHVQSPENASKTEVEPVTPSIGGGSCDI
- the hypE gene encoding hydrogenase expression/formation protein HypE, translated to MTRDTTESDQEFVTLAHGAGGGAMRSLLDELVVPQFTGNGAETGNDTLVGLPELDDGAVHPAGEGALVITTDSHVVSPRFFPGGDIGRLAVAGTVNDLAVMGATTPTALTCSLVIEEGVPTADVERVIESMAETARQAGVPISTGDTKVMGNGEIDGILINTAGVAYVDREQPVPDAGLEPGDSIIVSGSMGDHGIALLAEREGFDFTGALESDVAPVNDLVNVALDAGRITAMKDPTRGGLANALNEMAGKADVGIDLTEESIPVSGPIASAGEVLGIDPLSVANEGKVVMGVTPEDAEDVLAAIHTVPGGEDAAIIGQVTDDHAGRVVVDTGFGRRYLSEPEGEPLPRIC
- a CDS encoding hydrogenase maturation nickel metallochaperone HypA/HybF, which codes for MHEISIANGILSRAVDAANEHGADRIDALTIEIGRATHVNPEQVVFCLEAIADSTPAAEATIRTETIQPRAECDCGWEGTPESLDLPGGFAPNIRCPDCGQRADLVRGRECRLASIEVPDASPEDKPPARRADEVRGSPS
- the hypB gene encoding hydrogenase nickel incorporation protein HypB, whose protein sequence is MAGLHDDHGARVGLPDLRERLLGPLRAHRFGHGEFEATGGSDAEADVLAAIRERAGEVHERLVHENEVFAVEFVGSTGGGKTKLIEELLERAPADERVGAVVGDVAGEDDATRLREYGIPVENINTGKECHLDPDGVDSALSAFDLEALDTLYVENVGNMVCPADFPLGTSLRVLVVSTTEGGDVVGKHPLLVQAADAAVVNKIDLAEAVGTDLDRVRGDIHEVAPEIPVFETNAKAGTGVDDLAAFLMARRENYTGHTHQ
- a CDS encoding hydrogenase small subunit, with the protein product MTTRRNFLRLVGSTAAGGVISQYGTEIARAFEQVAEGDMEVVWFQGQSCTGCTISTLQAQYPTLEEALNEFRLEVTFHPTIMPEAGEAAIESMSMSPDILIVEGSIPTDIPEAATIGGRTAEDWVTDLAPQSDIIVSVGNCAAFGGWPAAENKKRLYDLGENVTGAKGLQFEKRKKGGVLGADFTGGAGLPVVNLGGCPPNPDYVLLTLATVLNGHVPELDEYNRPLPFYEPLVHDNCMHRGYFDRGEFADKPGGEGCLLKQGCKGPYTHCDDQTRLWNDGTSVCLNVSAPCIGCMEPGFWDRFSPFQQEMEGSPVLGNVSATQAGAVGVAAAAAGIGAHLGRRAMGYGKFESAEKADAETKAAEEDTE
- a CDS encoding cytochrome b/b6 domain-containing protein, with translation MTSEKRTDGGTTRDRAHRSPASERWLGRLWLTVADRYERYRYLDEADKESLNWHSWGTILTHWSLLVLMILVTLTGLSKWLGVYGPLDIGIWGGYNPAFLVHVWSGVLLAVVAFLLYPFYSIYVDGKSVLLTREQLQEQIVIALAFLGLASYIPGYKKARRSYDAENEEWIGHHPTQTAFWYATWLFVGILTLTGFALWAALASDPAWWIATLGFMDSWFAFETILRIHLVSTAIILASVAMHAYFPLLPSNHDLLFSMIHGRLDGWRVTAENRPERQGAARSKDTLLGPLSGLARLFGTEPDIQDSLAGPETETPTEEQPEATDTPEERS